Genomic window (Paraburkholderia phenazinium):
CGGCATCGGCGGAAGCGAGGAACAGCGCCGCACCGGTCAGGTCTTCGGGCACGCCCATGCGGCCGAGCGGCACCGCCTCGCCGACCAGACGCTTCTTCTCGCCGGGCTTGCGATTCTCATAGCGGGCGAACAGCGCGTCGACCTGTTCCCACATCGGCGTATCCACGACACCCGGTGCGATGCCGTTGACGTTGATCTTGTGCGGCGCGAGTGCCAACGCCGCGGACTGCGTATAGCTTAGTACGGCGGCCTTGGTTGCGCAGTAGTGCGAAACCAGCGCTTCACCGCGCCGGCCGGCCTGCGACGACATATTGACGATCTTGCCGCCATGGCCCTGCTCGACCATCCGCTGCGCGACCGCCTGCATCAGGAAGAACATGCCCTTCACGTTGACGGCGAAGAGCCGGTCGAACACGTCCCAGGATTCGTCGAGCAGCGGGCGCATGTCGAACAGCGCGGCATTATTGAAGAGAATATCGATCTGGCCGAAACGCTCCACGGTGCTCGCGACAATCCGCTGGATGTCGTCGCGGCGCGTGACGTCGGCGCTGAGTGTCAGCACGCGCTCGCCGTCGGTTTCGCGCAAGGCGTGCGCGAAGGTGTCGGCCGGCTTGACGTCGACCAGCACACAGCGCGCGCCCTCGTCGAGATAACGCCGGGCCACGGCTTCGCCGATTCCGCTTGCCGCACCTGTGAGGATCGCCACCTTCCCTTGCAATCGCGCTGCCACTGCGTGTCTCCAGTTCGTTTCGAGTTTGACTGCGCAGCGAGCGAACGCTCATTGCGCGAACAATTGCTCTGTTAGTGATCGAATGATCGGATACGCGTTCGGTCATGTCAAGGCGCGAAACAAGATTTCGATGGTGCAGCGCGGCAGGATTGGCGACAAATCTGTGAGATACGTTATATCATTGCATCCCCGCCTCACCTCGAAGCACACCCGGGTCGACAGAAGCCCTCGCATTCAACTCGCACCTTACTTTTACGCAGCAGGGAAACCGATGAAAAAACTCAGCTTGAAGTGGCATGACGCACGCCGTGCGCTCAGTCTGTCGAAGTATCTCGTAGCCGGCGCGGCCGTGCTGGCGCTTGGCCAGACCGCTTTCGCGCAGACTGCGAAGATCCAGGTGGTGGCTGCGGAAAACTTCTATGGCGATGTGGCGCATCAGTTGGGCGGCGATCGCGTGGACGTCACCAGCATCCTGAGCAACCCGGACGAAGACCCGCATCTGTTCGAAGCCAGCCCGAAAACCGCCCGCGCGCTGCAGCACGCGAGCCTTGTGGTCTACAACGGCGCCGATTACGATCCGTGGATGGCGAAGTTGCTGAACGCCTCGAAGAACAACGCGAAGCGCACGATCATCGTCGCAGCCGACCTGATCGGCAAGAAGAGCGGCGATAATCCACACCTCTGGTACGACCCGGCTACGATGCCGGCCGTGGCTCGCGCTGTCGCCACCGCGCTCGAAACGGCTGACCCGGCGAACAAGACGGCGTACGATGCGAACCTCGCGAAGTTTCTCGATTCGTTGAAGCCGATCGACGCCAAGGTCGCCGAGCTGCACGGCCGCTATGCGGGCGTGCCGGTGACGGCGACGGAACCGGTGTTCGGTTATATGTCGGACGCGATCGGCCTGGCGATGCGCAATATGCGCTTCCAGCTGGCGACGATGAACGACACGGAAGCGAGCGCGTCGGATATCGCCGCGTTCGAAAAGGACCTGCGCGAAAAGCGCGTGCACGTTCTGATCTATAACAGCCAGGCAACCGAAGCCCTGACCAAACGCATGTTGAAACTCGCGCAGCAGTCGCACGTACCGACCATGAGCGTCACCGAGACCGAACCGGCCGGCAAGAACTACCAGGTGTGGATGTTGTCGCAACTGGACGCGCTCAGTGCGGCGCTGGCAGCGGGCCAGGCAAACACAGGAACCACTCAATGAATCTGACTGGCCGCACGCCGCAAGGAACCGCGCCCGTTCTCGAACTCGAGGACGTGACGCTGGAACTGGGCGGCCGCGCGATCCTGCGCAATACGAGTCTGCAGGTGAATCAAGGTGAATTCATCGGCGTACTCGGACCGAACGGCGCAGGCAAGACCACGCTGATGCGCGCGGTGCTCGGCCTCGTGCCGGCGGCGAGCGGCACGATCCGCGTCCACGGCCAGCCCGTGGTGCGCGGCAATGCATCGATCGGCTATATGCCGCAGACGCGCAGCGCGCTCGCCGGCCGGCGGGTGCGCGGCCGCGATTTCGTCGCGATGGCGGCCGACGGCCACCGCTGGGGCCTGCCGCACGCCGATGCCAAGACCCGCGCGGACGTCGAACGCGTGCTGGACCTGGTAGGCGGCCGCGCGCTCGCGGCGCGGCCTTTGTCGGAGCTGTCGGGCGGCGAGCGGCAGCGTCTGCTGCTCGCGCAGTGCCTGCTCGGCAACCCGAAACTGCTGCTGCTCGACGAGCCGCTCATCAGCCTCGACCCGCATCATCAGAAGAGCGTGGTCGAACTGGTGCGCAATGTGCAGCAGGAACTCGGCATCGCGGTGCTGTTTTCCGCGCATGAACTCAATCCGCTGCTGCACGCGCTCGACCGGGTGCTGTACCTCGGCAGCGGCGTGGCGGCGCTCGGCACCGTCGATGAAGTCATCACGAAGCCGGTGCTGTCGCGGCTCTACGGGTCGCCCATCGACGTGATGCGCGTGAACGGCCGCATCTTCGTGATGTCAGGCGACGTCGAAGTCGAAAAGCACGATCACGAACACGAAGACGACGCCCACGATCACGGCGGCGCGTCGGGCCATGCGCACTCGCATGGCCACAGCCACGGCCACCATCACGCCTCACGCGACGGACACACGAACGATGTTTGAATACGATTTCATGGTCAACGCCTTCGCGGCGTCGGGGATCGTCGCGGTGCTGGCGGGGATTGTCGGTTATTTTCTGGTGATGCGCGGTCAAACCTTCGCCGGCCATGCGCTCTCGCACGTCGGCTTCACCGGCGCGACCGGCGCGGTGCTGATCGGCATTTCGCCGATCTGGGGGATGATCGGTTTTACGCTGGCTGCAGGTGTCGGCATGGGCGCGCTCGGCGAGAAGCTCGCGGGACGCGATGTGGCGATTGGCGTGATCCTCTCGCTCGCACTCGGCTTCGGGCTGCTGTTCCTGCACTTCTTCACCGCTTACGCGACCCAGATCACCGCGCTGCTGTTCGGCAATGTGCTGGGCGTGAATGCGTCCACGTTAGGTGTGCTGGCGGCGCTGGGCGTTGTGAGCCTGGCCGCGCTCGCGGCGATCATGCGGCCGTTGCTGTTCGCTTCGCTGCAGCCGGAGCTGGCCGAGGCCAAGGGCGTGTCGCTGCGGCTCGTGTCGGTGCTGTTTCTGGCGATTGCCGCACTGGCGGTGGCTGCGTGCACGCAGATCGTCGGCGTGCTGCTGGTGTTCACGTTGATGGTGGGGCCGGCGGCGGCCGCGCAAAACCTCACGACGCGGCTCTCCATCGGGCTGGTGCTCGCGGCGCTGCTGGCGCTTGCGCAGGCATGGCTTGGGTTGACGCTGGCCTTCTATACGGACTGGCCGACCAGCTTCTGGATCACTGCGCTAGCTGCGCTGGTGTATGCCGGGAGTTTGTTGGGACGGCGGTAAAGGCGCGAAGGCGGCGCACCGCGATGACCGCGGATGCGCCGTGTCTACTCTGCGCTTCAGGCAAGCAACACCTTCGCATGATGCGCGAGGTGATCCTCGATGAAGGTGGAGATGAAGTAGTAGCCGTGGTCGTAGCCTTCATGACGACGCAAGGTCACAGGCTGCCCTGCCGCACGGCACGCCGCTTCGAACACGTCGGGATAGAGTTGCTCGGCGAGATACTGATCGGAGAGTCCCTGATCGATCAGTATCCCCTGCGCGAACTTGTGCGACACGCTCGCCACCAGCTCGCTCGAGTCATACGCCTTCCACGCGGCACGGTCTTCACCGAGATAACCCGTGAAGGCCTTCTCACCCCAAGGACAACGCGACGGCGCCGCGATCGGCGCGAACGCCGACACCGAGCGGTAGATCTGCGGATTGCGCAGCGCCAGCATCAGCGCGCCGTGGCCGCCCATCGAGTGTCCGAAGATGCCGAGGCGCTCGCCGTCGACCGGCAGGTTGGCAAGCACGGTCTCACGCAGTTCGTCGCGCACGTAGGAGTACATCCGGAAGTGCCTCGACCACGGTTCTTCGGTGGCATCGACATAGAAGCCCGCTCCCACGCCGAAGTCCCACGCTGCGCTTTCGCCGGGGATGCCCGCACCGCGCGGACTGGTGTCCGGCGCGATCAGGGCGATGCCGTGGCGCGCGGCGAAGCGCTGCGCGCCCGCCTTGATCGGGAAAGTCTCCTCGGTACAGGTGAGCCCGGCGAGATAGAACAGCGCCGGCACGCGCACCGCAGCCGCTTCGCCGCCGTGCAAGGCCTGCGGCGGCAAATACACCGAAAAGCGCATGGGCAATCCGGTGACCTTCGAGTCATGCCTGTAGAAGCGTTGCACGCCGCCGTGGCAAGCGTGCGCAGCTAGCAGTTCGAGCATCGCGCGCTCCCTTGGTTGCTCAGTGAGTCCGGCGTCAGTACAGCACGACCGAGCGGATCGACTCGCCCTTCTTCATCAGGTCGAAGCCTTCGTTGATGCGTTCGAGCGGCAGGCGGTGCGTGATCAGATCGTCGATGTTGATCTTGCCTTCCATGTACCAGTCGACGATCTTCGGCACGTCGGTGCGGCCGCGAGCGCCGCCGAACGCCGAGCCCTTCCATTCGCGGCCCGTCACGAGCTGGAACGGACGCGTGCTGATTTCTTCTCCGGCCGCCGCCACGCCGATGATGAACGACTGCCCCCAGCCCTTGTGCGTGCACTCCAAAGCCTGGCGCATCACCTTGGTGTTGCCGATGCATTCGAACGAGTAATCGGCGCCGCCGTCGGTCAACTGCACGATATGGTCGACGACGTTCTCGACTTCATTGGGGTTGATGAAGTGCGTCATGCCGAACTTCTTCGCCAGTTCGACGCGGCCCGGGTTGATGTCGACACCGATGATCTTGTCCGCACCCACCATCTTCGCGCCCTGGATCACGTTCAGGCCAATGCCGCCCAGGCCGAACACCACCACATTCGCGCCCGCCTCGACCTTGGCCGAATACACGACCGCGCCGACGCCCGTCGTCACGCCGCAGCCGATGTAGCAGATCTTGTCGAACGGCGCGTCTTCACGCACCTTCGCCACGGCAATTTCCGGCACGACGATGTAGTTCGAAAACGTGGACGTGCCCATGTAGTGAAACAGCGGCTTGCCGTCCAGCGAGAAACGCGAGGTGGCATCGGGCATCAGGCCCTTGCCTTGGGTGGAGCGAATCGCCTGGCACAGGTTGGTCTTGCGCGACAGGCAGAACTTGCACTGGCGGCACTCGGGCGTGTAGAGCGGAATCACGTGATCGCCCTTCTTGAGCGTGCCGACACCAGGCCCGACGTCGACGATCACGCCCGCGCCTTCATGGCCGAGAATCGCAGGGAAGAGGCCTTCCGGGTCCGCGCCCGACAGCGTGTAGTAGTCGGTGTGGCAGATGCCCGTCGCCTTCACTTCGATCAGCACTTCGCCTGCGCGCGGCCCTTCGAGATCGACCTCTTCGATCGTCAGCGGTGCGCCGGCTTTCCATGCGATGGCGGCTTTCGTCTTCATGATGAATGCTCCTGTAGTTCCCTGAATCGTTCTCTGAATGCAAGGCATGCAGCCGCGCCGTGGCGCCGGCAGGCATGCCGTGACTTGCGTCCGGTCGTCATGCCCGCTTGCGCGGGTTGTCGAACGGAGCGTGTTCCGTGGCCGGCGCCTATGATCGCCGAAAACGCCGTCATGCGTATTCCAGCACTCGCCGCGTCATTGCTCATACACGACATCGCGTCACACCACGCGAGCGCCTCCGCAAAGCGCCACTCGCGGGTTAACCCCGCCATCCGGGAAGCGGCGTCAAAACAGCACTATGCGTCGCTTCGAATACACCTCATGGATTTTCACACATATCGCTTTTGCCCGACCCGCTGGCGCCCCTACGAATTCGCACCGCAGCAAGGGGCTCACAGCCGGTTTGCGCAGCATAGGCATTTCGATTGCCTTTCAAACCGCCCTCACCCATATGATCATCGCGAAGCCGGGAATAGGCCCCAGTGGTCTTGTTGCGCCTTTTCTCTCCGCATACCTTGGAGCCATCCCAAAACGAGATGGTGGAGAGAGACAAGATGCAATCGAACACGGTTCACCCGTGCGACGAGCGACTGCCCGCAGGCCAGTTGCTCACGCTCGGCATTCAGCACGTCCTCGTGATGTACGCGGGTGCAGTGGCGGTGCCGCTCATCATCGGCAGCGCGCTCAAACTGCCCAAGGATCAGATTGCGTTTCTGATCAGCGCCGACCTCTTCTCGTGCGGTATCGCGACGCTGATCCAGACGCTCGGCCTGTGGATCTTCGGCATTCGCCTGCCCGTCATCATGGGCTGCACGTTCGCGGCCGTCGGCCCGATGGTGGCGATCGGCACCAACCCGAGCCTGGGCATCCTCGATATCTTCGGCTCCACCATCGCGGCGGGGGTCATAGGCATCCTGCTCGCGCCCGCCGTCGGCAAGTTGTTGCGCTTTTTCCCGCCGGTGGTGATCGGCGTGGTGATTTCCGTGATCGGGCTCTCGCTGATGGAAGTCGGCATCAACTGGGCGGCCGGCGGCGTCGGGAACCCCGACTACGGCAACCCGGTCTATCTGGGCCTGTCGCTGGTCGTGCTGACGCTGATCCTGATGATCAACAAGTTCGGCAAGGGCTTCATCGCCAACATCTCGGTGCTGCTCGGCATCGTCGCCGGCTTCGTGATCGCGGCGCTGCTCGGGCGCGTCAACATGGCAGGCGTGACGGCCGCCCCGTGGGTCGGCATCGTGATGCCGTTCCACTTCGGCTTGCCGCACTTCGATCCGCTCGCCATCGCGACGATGGTCACTGTGATGTTCGTCACCTTCATCGAATCGACCGGCATGTTCCTCGCGGTCGGCGATATGGTGGATCGTCCGGTGGATCAGAAGACACTGGTGCGCGGCCTGCGCGTCGACGGTCTGGGTACGCTGATCGGCGGCATCTTCAACTCGTTCCCGCATACGTCGTTCTCGCAGAACGTCGGGCTGATCGGCGTGACGGGTGTGAAAAGCCGCTTTGTCTGCGCGATGGGCGGCGTGATTCTCGTGCTGCTCGGTCTGTTTCCGAAGATGGCCCAGGTGGTCGCCTCGGTGCCGGCATTCGTGCTCGGCGGCGCGGGGATCGTGATGTTCGGGATGGTGGCCGCGAACGGCATCAAGGTGCTGTCGAAGGTGGACTTCGTGAAGAACCACCACAACCTGTTTATCGTCGCGGTCAGTATCGGCCTCGGGCTCGTGCCGGTGGTCTCGCCGCATTTCTTCGAGAAGCTGCCGCCGGCGCTCTCGCCGCTGCTGCATAGCGGGATTCTGCTTGCTTCGGTGTCCGCGGTGGTGCTGAACCTGGTGTTCAACGGCGTCAAAGGGGAACGTGCGGCGAAGCGTGAGATCCGCCGCGCCGGACATGATTTCGACGGGCGTGGCGGGAATGACGACGCGGCGGCTGGCGATGAGATGTTGCGGGCGGTGGATCTGCATTGAGGTGAGACTGAGGGATAACTGAGGTACAACCTCAGGACAGTGAGCGATAAGGCATCTACCCTGCGCTCCAAACAAAAAAACGCCACGGCAAGCCGTGGCGTTTTTCTTTGCTGCACGCGAAGCGGATTCCGCAAAAGAACCCGCCCGCGCCTGCTGCCTTAGGCTTAGTTCACCGAAGCCGCGGAAGCCACCGCCGGCGTACTGGCCGCGCTATAGTCGACCGGCGCATCGGCCGGGCGCGGTTGTTCGCCGCTGCGCTCGATCCAGCCGCCACCCAGGTACTGGTACAGATCGACCAGGTTCGTGAGACGGTTCAGACGCGCCGCAATCAGCGACTGCTGCGCCGAGTACAGGTTGGTCTGCGCAGTCAGCACAGACAGGTAGCTGTCCACGCCGTTCTTGTAGCGCAACTCCGACAGAGTCAGCGCGCGCTGTTCAGCAAACGTATTGCGCTCGAGTGCCTGGATCTGCTGATCGTACGTGCCGCGTGCCGCGAGACCGTCCGCCACTTCCCGGAAGGCCGTCTGGATCGCCTTTTCGTACTGCGCGATCTGGATGTTCTTCTGGATGTGGGCGAGATCGAGATTCGCCTTGTTCTCGCCACCGGTGAAGATCGGCAACGTGATCTGCGGCGCAAACGACCACGCCGCGGAACCCGGCTTGAACAGCCCACCCAGCGACGGGCTCAGCGTGCCGAAATTGCCGGTCAGCGAGACCTTCGGGAAGAACGCAGCGCGCGCCGCCCCAATGTTCGCGTTCGCAGCAAGCAGGCTCTCTTCAGCCTCGACGATGTCCGGACGACGCGTCAGCAGATCGGACGGCAAGCCGGCCGGGATGTCCGTGAGGAGATCCTGATCGCCAAGCTGCTTGCCCACCGGCAGATCGTCCGGCAACGGCTCACCCACCAGCAGCACAAGGGCGTTTTCCGCCTGCGCCCGCAGACGCGCCTGCGCCTGCTGGTTCGCCAGCGCCTGCTGGACCACCGTCTCGGCCTGACGCAGATCGAGCTCGGAACCCGTACCCGTCTCGAACTGCAGCTTCGTGATGTTGTACGAGGCCTGCGCCGTGTTCAACGTATCCTGGGTGACCCTCAGCAGATCGTCATCCGAGAGCAAGGTCAGATACTGGTCCGCCACCGACGACACCAGCGCGATTTCCGCCGCCTTGCGAGCCTGGGCCGTGGACAGGTATTGGTCCAGGGCCTGGTCCTTCAGGCTGCGAATCCGGCCGAAGAAGTCGAGCTCCCACGACGCGTTGAGCCCCACCGAATATTCGGTCGTGAGCTCCTGACCCGGTAGCGAAAGATCCGTCGGCGTACGCGTCTTGGTCTCCGAACCTGCCGCGTTGATGGTCGGGAACAGGCTCGAGCGCGCCACCCGGTACTGCGCCTGCGCCTGCTGGATATTCAGCACCGACACGCGCAGATCGCGGTTGTTCTTCAGCGCAAGCTCGATCAGCCGCTGCAGACGCGCGTCGGCGAAGAAGTCGCGCCAGCCGATGTCCACCGCGGCCTGGCCGTTGGCGCTACGCGCGCCCCCGCCCGCCGCGCCCGGCTGCGTCGCGTACACGCCGCTCGCCGGGAACGCGCCGGAGACCGGCGCGGCCGGCCGCTCGTATTTCGGCTCCATCGTGCAAGCCGTTGCGAGGAGCGCGACCGCCACTGCAATCAAAGAGTGTTTTTGCATCTCAATGTCCTTCCTTGCCCGAGCCGTTGCCGCCCTGCGGGTCATGAGGATGGTGCTGGTTATAGTGTTCGAGCGCCTCATCCGGGTCTTCTTTCTCGCCGCCGAACTTCGCACGAACCACGACGAAGAACATCGGGATCATGAAAATCGCGAGGAAGGTGGCGGTCAACATCCCGCCGATCACGCCGGTACCAATTGCGTGCTGGCTCGCCGAGCCCGCGCCGTTACTGATAGCCAGCGGCATCACGCCGAGAATGAACGCGAGCGAGGTCATCAGGATCGGCCGCAACCGCAGACGCGCCGCTTCCAGCGCGGCCTCGATCGGCCCCATGCCTTCACCCTGCTGCAGCTCGCGGGCGAATTCCACGATCAGAATCGCGTTCTTCGCCGACAGCCCCACCGTGGTCAACAGACCCACCTGGAAGAACACGTCGTTCTCGAGGCCACGCAGCGTGGCAGCCAGCAGTGCGCCCAACACGCCGAGCGGCACCACCATGATCACCGAGAACGGGATCGACCAGCTTTCATACAGTGCCGCGAGACACAGGAACACGACGAGGATCGAGATGCCGTACAGAATCGGCGCTTGCGAACCGGACTGGATTTCCTGGAACGACAGACCCGTCCATTCGTAACCGATACCGGCCGGCAGCTTCGCCGCAATCGCTTCGATGGCCGCGTTCGCCTGACCCGTACTCTTGCCCGGCGCCGCCGCACCCTGGATTTCCACTGCGGAAATACCGTTGTAGCGCTCCAGCTTCGGCGAGCCATACGTCCACGCGCCGCTGGCGAATGCCGAGAACGGCACCATGGTGCCCGCACCGTTACGCACATACCACGCGTTCAGGTCTTCCGGGTTCATCCGGAACGGCGAATCGCCCTGCAGATACACCTTCTTGATCCGGCTGTCCGTATCGAGGAAGTTGTTCACGTAGGAGGACGCCCAGGCGATC
Coding sequences:
- a CDS encoding efflux transporter outer membrane subunit, with product MQKHSLIAVAVALLATACTMEPKYERPAAPVSGAFPASGVYATQPGAAGGGARSANGQAAVDIGWRDFFADARLQRLIELALKNNRDLRVSVLNIQQAQAQYRVARSSLFPTINAAGSETKTRTPTDLSLPGQELTTEYSVGLNASWELDFFGRIRSLKDQALDQYLSTAQARKAAEIALVSSVADQYLTLLSDDDLLRVTQDTLNTAQASYNITKLQFETGTGSELDLRQAETVVQQALANQQAQARLRAQAENALVLLVGEPLPDDLPVGKQLGDQDLLTDIPAGLPSDLLTRRPDIVEAEESLLAANANIGAARAAFFPKVSLTGNFGTLSPSLGGLFKPGSAAWSFAPQITLPIFTGGENKANLDLAHIQKNIQIAQYEKAIQTAFREVADGLAARGTYDQQIQALERNTFAEQRALTLSELRYKNGVDSYLSVLTAQTNLYSAQQSLIAARLNRLTNLVDLYQYLGGGWIERSGEQPRPADAPVDYSAASTPAVASAASVN
- a CDS encoding nucleobase:cation symporter-2 family protein codes for the protein MQSNTVHPCDERLPAGQLLTLGIQHVLVMYAGAVAVPLIIGSALKLPKDQIAFLISADLFSCGIATLIQTLGLWIFGIRLPVIMGCTFAAVGPMVAIGTNPSLGILDIFGSTIAAGVIGILLAPAVGKLLRFFPPVVIGVVISVIGLSLMEVGINWAAGGVGNPDYGNPVYLGLSLVVLTLILMINKFGKGFIANISVLLGIVAGFVIAALLGRVNMAGVTAAPWVGIVMPFHFGLPHFDPLAIATMVTVMFVTFIESTGMFLAVGDMVDRPVDQKTLVRGLRVDGLGTLIGGIFNSFPHTSFSQNVGLIGVTGVKSRFVCAMGGVILVLLGLFPKMAQVVASVPAFVLGGAGIVMFGMVAANGIKVLSKVDFVKNHHNLFIVAVSIGLGLVPVVSPHFFEKLPPALSPLLHSGILLASVSAVVLNLVFNGVKGERAAKREIRRAGHDFDGRGGNDDAAAGDEMLRAVDLH
- a CDS encoding L-iditol 2-dehydrogenase — its product is MAARLQGKVAILTGAASGIGEAVARRYLDEGARCVLVDVKPADTFAHALRETDGERVLTLSADVTRRDDIQRIVASTVERFGQIDILFNNAALFDMRPLLDESWDVFDRLFAVNVKGMFFLMQAVAQRMVEQGHGGKIVNMSSQAGRRGEALVSHYCATKAAVLSYTQSAALALAPHKINVNGIAPGVVDTPMWEQVDALFARYENRKPGEKKRLVGEAVPLGRMGVPEDLTGAALFLASADADYITAQTLNVDGGNWMS
- a CDS encoding ABC transporter ATP-binding protein; amino-acid sequence: MNLTGRTPQGTAPVLELEDVTLELGGRAILRNTSLQVNQGEFIGVLGPNGAGKTTLMRAVLGLVPAASGTIRVHGQPVVRGNASIGYMPQTRSALAGRRVRGRDFVAMAADGHRWGLPHADAKTRADVERVLDLVGGRALAARPLSELSGGERQRLLLAQCLLGNPKLLLLDEPLISLDPHHQKSVVELVRNVQQELGIAVLFSAHELNPLLHALDRVLYLGSGVAALGTVDEVITKPVLSRLYGSPIDVMRVNGRIFVMSGDVEVEKHDHEHEDDAHDHGGASGHAHSHGHSHGHHHASRDGHTNDV
- a CDS encoding metal ABC transporter solute-binding protein; this translates as MKKLSLKWHDARRALSLSKYLVAGAAVLALGQTAFAQTAKIQVVAAENFYGDVAHQLGGDRVDVTSILSNPDEDPHLFEASPKTARALQHASLVVYNGADYDPWMAKLLNASKNNAKRTIIVAADLIGKKSGDNPHLWYDPATMPAVARAVATALETADPANKTAYDANLAKFLDSLKPIDAKVAELHGRYAGVPVTATEPVFGYMSDAIGLAMRNMRFQLATMNDTEASASDIAAFEKDLREKRVHVLIYNSQATEALTKRMLKLAQQSHVPTMSVTETEPAGKNYQVWMLSQLDALSAALAAGQANTGTTQ
- a CDS encoding metal ABC transporter permease — protein: MFEYDFMVNAFAASGIVAVLAGIVGYFLVMRGQTFAGHALSHVGFTGATGAVLIGISPIWGMIGFTLAAGVGMGALGEKLAGRDVAIGVILSLALGFGLLFLHFFTAYATQITALLFGNVLGVNASTLGVLAALGVVSLAALAAIMRPLLFASLQPELAEAKGVSLRLVSVLFLAIAALAVAACTQIVGVLLVFTLMVGPAAAAQNLTTRLSIGLVLAALLALAQAWLGLTLAFYTDWPTSFWITALAALVYAGSLLGRR
- the fghA gene encoding S-formylglutathione hydrolase; its protein translation is MLELLAAHACHGGVQRFYRHDSKVTGLPMRFSVYLPPQALHGGEAAAVRVPALFYLAGLTCTEETFPIKAGAQRFAARHGIALIAPDTSPRGAGIPGESAAWDFGVGAGFYVDATEEPWSRHFRMYSYVRDELRETVLANLPVDGERLGIFGHSMGGHGALMLALRNPQIYRSVSAFAPIAAPSRCPWGEKAFTGYLGEDRAAWKAYDSSELVASVSHKFAQGILIDQGLSDQYLAEQLYPDVFEAACRAAGQPVTLRRHEGYDHGYYFISTFIEDHLAHHAKVLLA
- a CDS encoding S-(hydroxymethyl)glutathione dehydrogenase/class III alcohol dehydrogenase — encoded protein: MKTKAAIAWKAGAPLTIEEVDLEGPRAGEVLIEVKATGICHTDYYTLSGADPEGLFPAILGHEGAGVIVDVGPGVGTLKKGDHVIPLYTPECRQCKFCLSRKTNLCQAIRSTQGKGLMPDATSRFSLDGKPLFHYMGTSTFSNYIVVPEIAVAKVREDAPFDKICYIGCGVTTGVGAVVYSAKVEAGANVVVFGLGGIGLNVIQGAKMVGADKIIGVDINPGRVELAKKFGMTHFINPNEVENVVDHIVQLTDGGADYSFECIGNTKVMRQALECTHKGWGQSFIIGVAAAGEEISTRPFQLVTGREWKGSAFGGARGRTDVPKIVDWYMEGKINIDDLITHRLPLERINEGFDLMKKGESIRSVVLY